One genomic window of Arvicola amphibius chromosome 4, mArvAmp1.2, whole genome shotgun sequence includes the following:
- the LOC119813733 gene encoding 40S ribosomal protein S14-like — MAPRKGKEKKEEQVISLGPQVAEGENVFGVCHIFASFNDTFVHVTDLSGKETICRVMGGMKVKADRDESSPYAAMLAAQDVAQRCKELGITALHIKLRATGGNRTKTPGPGAQSALRALAHSGMKIGWIEDVTPIPSDSTRRKGGRRGRRL; from the coding sequence ATGGCACCTcgcaaggggaaggaaaagaaggaagaacaagtCATCAGCCTTGGGCCTCAAGTGGCTGAAGGAGAGAATGTATTTGGTGTCTGCCACATTTTTGCGTCCTTCAATGACACCTTTGTCCATGTTACTGATCTTTCTGGCAAGGAAACCATCTGCCGGGTGATGGGTGGAATGAAGGTCAAGGCTGACAGAGACGAGTCCTCTCCTTATGCAGCCATGTTGGCTGCCCAGGATGTGGCCCAGAGGTGCAAGGAGCTGGGCATCACTGCCTTGCACATCAAACTCCGCGCCACAGGAGGAAACAGGACCAAGACCCCTGGACCTGGAGCCCAGTCAGCCCTCAGAGCTCTTGCTCACTCAGGGATGAAGATTGGGTGGATTGAGGATGTCACCCCCATTCCCTCTGACAGCACCCGAAGGAAGGGGGGTCGTCGTGGTCGCCGTCTGTGA